Proteins found in one Enterococcus sp. 9D6_DIV0238 genomic segment:
- the liaF gene encoding cell wall-active antibiotics response protein LiaF, which translates to MNNPWRFFIVVESLLFIFALWQIIHNPGLAVLMVLGILSVVYAMKKVHRTNFNNFQLVLGIILILIGVMNSPAFWLMLVIGVLFIGLKGVEIAGVDITQRAPWRKKQMIMVETANVEPKGGRRFKRPWFANERIGSNVYEWDDINIDIISGDTIVDLGNTLLPKDDSIIIIRKGFGRTRILVPLGVAVTLEHSTFYGSVNFEEEKYHLKNESLKVYSNDFDSNNRRLKIITNTLVGDVEVIRV; encoded by the coding sequence ATGAATAATCCATGGCGCTTTTTTATCGTCGTTGAATCATTACTTTTCATTTTTGCTTTGTGGCAAATTATACATAACCCTGGCCTGGCAGTTTTGATGGTCTTAGGTATTTTAAGTGTTGTCTATGCGATGAAGAAAGTTCATCGTACTAATTTTAATAATTTTCAACTTGTCTTAGGAATCATTTTGATTTTGATCGGTGTAATGAATAGTCCGGCATTTTGGCTAATGTTAGTTATTGGTGTTTTATTCATCGGGCTAAAAGGTGTCGAAATCGCAGGAGTGGACATCACACAACGGGCACCATGGCGTAAGAAACAAATGATTATGGTTGAAACGGCCAATGTCGAACCTAAAGGCGGCCGTCGTTTTAAGCGTCCTTGGTTTGCCAATGAACGTATCGGCAGCAATGTCTATGAATGGGACGATATCAATATTGATATTATTTCTGGTGATACGATCGTTGACTTAGGGAATACTTTACTTCCGAAAGATGACAGTATTATCATTATTCGCAAAGGCTTTGGCCGTACGAGGATTTTAGTTCCTCTAGGAGTGGCGGTGACCTTGGAGCATTCTACTTTTTATGGCAGTGTTAATTTTGAAGAAGAAAAATATCATTTGAAAAATGAATCGTTGAAAGTCTACAGTAATGATTTTGACTCTAATAATCGTCGTCTGAAAATCATAACAAATACGCTGGTCGGAGATGTCGAGGTGATTCGTGTATGA
- a CDS encoding sensor histidine kinase — MSGRMSRQMLSLYAACSTFIVVLLTLFSYFYSIKQKNWMLELIQRKVFYIPLIFHMLLISLLVGLSTFLLVSIVQKAQYGRIEEKLRLLARGSYENPVIEKKVPHADNDQYIGEVDQDILSIRKKLVEMSKELQLLNSRPQMVDGETKEEILEEERHRLARELHDSVSQQLFAAMMMLSALNEQAQRSETPEMFRKQLVTVTDVINASQSEMRALLLHLRPVSLEGKSLRKGIEQLLIELQTKIKIELTWDVEDVHLNSSIEDHLFRIVQELLSNTLRHAKAKELEVYLHQVDKNVLLRLVDDGVGFDMSENGNKAGSYGLKNIRERVAGMGGTVKIISFKGQGTSVEIKVPVI, encoded by the coding sequence ATGAGTGGTAGGATGTCTCGACAAATGCTATCTCTTTATGCAGCCTGCAGCACATTTATTGTTGTGCTGCTTACGCTGTTTTCATACTTTTATTCGATCAAACAAAAAAACTGGATGCTGGAGTTGATTCAGCGAAAAGTCTTTTACATTCCATTGATCTTTCACATGCTTTTGATTTCACTGCTGGTCGGTTTGTCGACTTTTTTACTCGTATCTATTGTTCAGAAAGCTCAGTATGGTAGAATTGAAGAAAAACTACGGTTACTTGCCAGAGGCAGCTATGAAAATCCAGTGATTGAAAAAAAGGTTCCTCATGCCGATAATGATCAATATATCGGTGAGGTGGATCAGGACATTTTAAGTATCAGAAAAAAATTAGTTGAAATGTCAAAAGAATTGCAATTATTGAATAGTCGACCACAAATGGTGGATGGAGAAACAAAAGAAGAAATTCTGGAAGAAGAACGTCATCGTTTGGCGCGGGAATTACATGATTCTGTGAGTCAACAGCTGTTTGCTGCAATGATGATGTTATCGGCTTTAAACGAGCAGGCCCAACGCAGTGAAACACCAGAAATGTTTCGAAAGCAGTTAGTGACAGTAACAGACGTCATCAATGCTTCACAATCTGAAATGCGGGCATTATTACTGCACTTACGTCCAGTAAGTTTAGAAGGAAAGAGCCTACGTAAAGGGATCGAGCAATTATTAATAGAATTACAAACAAAAATAAAAATTGAACTGACTTGGGATGTAGAAGATGTGCATCTCAACAGTAGCATTGAAGATCATTTGTTCAGAATCGTCCAAGAACTGTTGTCTAATACATTGCGACACGCTAAGGCAAAAGAGTTAGAAGTTTATCTGCATCAGGTAGATAAGAATGTTTTACTTAGATTAGTTGACGATGGTGTTGGATTTGATATGAGTGAAAATGGAAATAAAGCTGGAAGTTACGGCTTGAAAAATATTCGTGAACGAGTTGCTGGAATGGGTGGTACTGTTAAAATCATAAGCTTTAAAGGGCAGGGAACGAGTGTGGAGATCAAAGTGCCTGTGATTTAG
- a CDS encoding response regulator codes for MIKVMLVDDHEMVRLGVSSYLSIQDDIEVVGEAENGRIGYEKALELRPDVILMDLVMDEMDGIESTKAILKDWPEARIIIVTSFIDDEKVYPAIEAGAAGYLLKTSTAHEIADAIRKIFRGERVLEPEVTTKMMERLTKKQEPVLHEDLTNREHEILMLIAKGRSNQEIADELFITLKTVKTHVSNILAKLDVEDRTQAAIYAFQHGLAK; via the coding sequence GTGATCAAAGTAATGTTAGTGGATGACCATGAAATGGTACGTTTAGGTGTATCCTCTTATTTATCGATTCAAGATGATATCGAGGTCGTCGGTGAAGCTGAAAACGGACGGATCGGCTATGAGAAGGCATTAGAGTTAAGACCAGATGTGATACTGATGGACTTAGTTATGGATGAGATGGATGGTATTGAATCCACGAAAGCGATTCTAAAAGACTGGCCTGAAGCTCGGATCATTATTGTAACCAGTTTTATTGATGATGAAAAGGTTTATCCTGCAATTGAAGCTGGGGCTGCTGGCTATCTATTAAAAACATCGACAGCGCATGAAATTGCTGATGCGATTCGTAAAATTTTTAGAGGTGAACGTGTTTTAGAGCCGGAAGTGACGACGAAGATGATGGAGCGTTTAACGAAAAAGCAAGAACCTGTTTTACATGAAGACTTGACGAATCGTGAGCATGAAATTTTGATGTTGATTGCTAAAGGACGCAGTAATCAAGAAATTGCCGATGAATTATTTATTACCCTTAAAACAGTAAAAACGCATGTGTCGAATATATTAGCAAAATTAGATGTCGAAGATCGTACACAAGCAGCGATTTACGCGTTTCAGCACGGATTGGCAAAATAG
- a CDS encoding potassium channel family protein has protein sequence MKQNFAIIGLGRFGGSICQTLIESGQEVLAIDSNEDRVNEYMNIATHAVVANAQDETTLRSLGIRNFDHVVVAIGEDIQASILVTLMVKEMGVPNVLAKAVNEYHARVLDKIGADLVVHPERDMGIRVAHKLVSRNILDYIELSNDVSLAEVRVSNPKFYGKTLGELNFRQRFGLTVVAIRRSKSEVIASPAAEEIVRENDNLLVVGETDDVDLLDEKMNQ, from the coding sequence ATGAAACAGAATTTTGCAATTATCGGACTTGGGAGATTTGGCGGGAGTATATGTCAGACGCTGATCGAATCTGGCCAAGAAGTTTTAGCTATTGATAGTAATGAAGATCGTGTAAATGAATATATGAATATTGCAACACATGCAGTTGTAGCAAATGCCCAAGACGAAACGACACTGCGGTCTTTAGGTATTCGTAACTTTGATCATGTAGTTGTGGCAATTGGTGAAGATATTCAAGCTAGTATTTTAGTCACCTTAATGGTTAAAGAAATGGGTGTCCCCAATGTATTGGCGAAAGCAGTCAATGAATATCACGCAAGAGTATTGGATAAAATCGGTGCCGATTTAGTCGTTCATCCAGAACGTGATATGGGAATCAGAGTTGCTCATAAACTAGTGTCCAGAAATATTTTGGACTATATCGAATTATCGAATGATGTTTCCTTGGCAGAAGTACGTGTGTCGAATCCGAAATTTTATGGGAAAACGTTAGGTGAATTAAACTTCCGTCAGCGTTTTGGTTTGACCGTTGTTGCAATCAGACGTTCTAAATCAGAAGTGATCGCTTCACCAGCAGCGGAAGAAATTGTTCGGGAAAATGATAATTTATTAGTAGTAGGCGAAACAGATGACGTTGATTTATTGGATGAAAAGATGAATCAATAA
- a CDS encoding HesB/YadR/YfhF family protein — protein sequence MKLTITPEAQEWFKNEVGVTSDSGIRFFGKIYGKTDVHDGFSIAMSVEAPDQPMVKEVIDDITYFIEETDDWFFKGYDLLVDYDHEKDEPKYVFAENKEDLQQ from the coding sequence ATGAAATTAACGATTACACCAGAAGCACAAGAATGGTTTAAAAATGAAGTAGGTGTTACTTCTGATAGTGGTATTCGCTTTTTCGGTAAAATTTATGGAAAAACAGATGTCCATGATGGATTTTCCATTGCGATGTCTGTCGAGGCACCAGATCAACCGATGGTGAAAGAGGTTATTGATGATATCACTTATTTCATTGAAGAAACGGATGACTGGTTTTTTAAAGGATACGATCTGTTAGTTGATTATGATCATGAAAAAGACGAGCCTAAATATGTATTTGCTGAAAATAAAGAAGATTTACAGCAGTAA
- a CDS encoding helix-turn-helix domain-containing protein translates to MLEEILLDDSAQRKLIVFNQLIATADGTYSVHYFEQITDFSYARLNSIFADVHDDLLEKQNIELLNKQGKVQIDNAALRDIPYHQFLFRKSLSYQFLLATILERNYTIDNFCKDHYISRASIIRKLQPLIRYLKSFNVQLNCSQLQLSGEENLIRIVYLNLFWIASYGEDLFIALEEPKRGMDLFDSEDHQWMTYTEPREWYLLKTISKLRIKKKHYIIEPPFKELIFPEVNASFVRELQQMNVPSHYIEREKTFLSFMMFYWSIYFYADDPRIHYVKEYMNSDHQPFGNLIERFEEFYLPLCSEKKLSPNEQEILNINFFNTCLNHSVVKGSLPLAINFMEDFIKDQQPLFVHLSKKVRTFLTSLTSEPEFAWIKNNLNDLVYICSFFLLPFYQRSNTKYRLKVGIILSPNAIFLQSLFDFLEKLSFISVSFVTSTSDDNYDFYIATSKLLLPDKAKQEENYQIIPLSPLLDYQVNLIDNLHQKYTEKSTALIA, encoded by the coding sequence ATGTTAGAAGAAATTTTATTAGATGATTCTGCTCAGCGCAAGCTCATCGTTTTCAATCAGCTCATAGCAACTGCAGACGGTACATATAGTGTTCATTATTTTGAACAAATCACTGATTTTTCTTATGCACGTTTAAATTCGATTTTTGCTGATGTCCACGACGATCTTTTAGAAAAGCAAAATATCGAATTGTTGAACAAACAAGGCAAAGTCCAGATCGATAATGCTGCTTTACGGGATATTCCCTATCATCAGTTTTTATTCAGGAAGAGCTTGTCTTACCAATTTTTACTTGCAACCATCTTAGAACGTAACTACACTATTGATAATTTCTGTAAAGATCATTATATCAGCCGAGCGTCCATCATCAGAAAACTTCAACCACTTATCCGCTACCTAAAAAGCTTTAACGTCCAACTAAACTGCTCCCAACTTCAATTAAGCGGAGAAGAGAATTTGATCCGTATCGTCTATCTAAACCTCTTCTGGATCGCGTCTTATGGAGAAGATCTTTTTATAGCTTTGGAAGAGCCTAAACGCGGAATGGACTTATTTGACTCAGAAGACCATCAATGGATGACCTATACCGAACCTAGAGAATGGTACTTATTAAAAACCATCTCAAAATTACGGATCAAGAAAAAACATTACATAATAGAACCGCCATTTAAAGAATTGATTTTTCCCGAGGTAAATGCTTCATTTGTCAGAGAGTTACAGCAAATGAACGTACCTTCACATTACATAGAAAGAGAAAAAACCTTTTTATCTTTCATGATGTTCTACTGGAGTATTTATTTTTATGCAGATGACCCTAGAATCCATTATGTGAAAGAATACATGAACAGCGATCATCAGCCCTTTGGAAACCTGATCGAACGATTTGAAGAATTTTATCTTCCACTATGTTCAGAAAAAAAGTTATCACCCAATGAACAAGAAATACTAAATATCAATTTTTTCAATACTTGCCTCAATCATTCTGTAGTAAAAGGATCTTTGCCATTAGCTATCAATTTTATGGAAGATTTCATCAAAGATCAACAACCTTTATTTGTTCATCTTTCAAAAAAAGTCAGAACATTTTTAACGTCTCTTACATCTGAGCCGGAATTTGCCTGGATCAAAAATAATCTGAATGATTTAGTCTATATCTGTTCTTTTTTCCTACTTCCTTTTTATCAAAGAAGTAACACTAAATATCGTTTAAAAGTTGGAATCATTCTATCGCCGAATGCTATTTTTCTGCAGTCACTTTTTGACTTCCTTGAAAAACTATCATTTATCTCCGTTTCATTTGTTACTTCAACTTCTGACGACAACTATGACTTTTACATCGCAACATCGAAACTTTTACTGCCGGATAAGGCGAAGCAAGAAGAAAATTACCAAATCATTCCTTTGTCTCCATTACTGGATTATCAAGTAAATCTGATTGATAATCTACACCAAAAATATACTGAAAAATCTACCGCTTTGATTGCTTAA
- a CDS encoding glycosyltransferase family 2 protein → MLSIVVPCYNEEESIPLFFEEVEKISVQIKYDIEYIFINDGSKDGTLESLRKLYRAHPDKVRYLSFSRNFGKEAGLYAGLKEARGSLVTVMDVDLQDPPELLPQMIQMLEANKELDCIGTRRGDREGEPPIRSFFARMFYRLVNKIGETEMVDGARDFRLMTRQMVDGILELTEYNRFSKGIFSWVGFNTEYLSYENRERVAGSTSWSFWSLLSYSIDGIVNFSEMPLNLASYVGALSCAGSVIAMLVIFFRTIIIGDPTSGWPSMVCIILFVGGLQLLCLGIIGKYIGKIFLETKKRPIYLVKETEQDNKE, encoded by the coding sequence ATGTTGTCGATTGTTGTTCCTTGTTATAATGAAGAGGAATCCATTCCATTATTCTTTGAAGAAGTGGAAAAAATCAGCGTGCAGATCAAATATGACATTGAATATATTTTTATTAACGATGGGTCAAAAGATGGGACGTTGGAATCATTAAGAAAATTGTATAGAGCTCATCCTGATAAAGTCCGCTATCTTTCTTTTTCTCGCAACTTTGGGAAAGAAGCAGGGTTGTATGCAGGGCTCAAGGAAGCTCGCGGCAGTCTAGTTACTGTGATGGATGTTGATTTACAGGATCCGCCTGAACTATTACCGCAAATGATTCAAATGTTGGAAGCAAATAAAGAATTGGACTGTATTGGTACTAGACGTGGTGATCGTGAAGGTGAACCGCCAATTCGTAGTTTTTTTGCTCGAATGTTCTACCGCTTAGTCAATAAAATCGGTGAAACAGAGATGGTCGATGGTGCCAGAGATTTTCGTTTGATGACGCGTCAAATGGTAGATGGGATTCTAGAATTGACAGAATACAATCGCTTTTCAAAAGGGATTTTTAGCTGGGTCGGATTTAATACAGAATACTTATCTTATGAAAATCGTGAACGTGTAGCTGGATCTACTTCTTGGTCATTTTGGAGTTTATTGAGTTATTCTATCGACGGTATCGTTAACTTTTCGGAAATGCCTTTGAACCTAGCTTCTTATGTAGGCGCTCTTTCTTGTGCTGGATCAGTCATTGCGATGCTGGTGATTTTCTTTAGAACGATCATTATTGGTGACCCAACTAGCGGATGGCCGTCTATGGTTTGTATCATTTTGTTTGTAGGCGGACTGCAACTTCTTTGTCTTGGGATCATTGGTAAATATATTGGAAAGATTTTTTTGGAAACGAAAAAACGTCCGATTTATCTTGTGAAGGAAACAGAACAAGATAATAAAGAATAG
- a CDS encoding phosphoglycerate dehydrogenase yields the protein MGQPIIYLFEKMKEEQVEDIRKTAVDHIVVDAHRETPQIIKDDIEIMLGWDKELGQYLLDSETSRLKWVQSISAGVDSYDLDRFAEKGILLSNASGIHSVSISEHVLGVLFAAFRGIRTSIINQTNGIWSRENISYKQLSMQKMLIVGTGNIGQQLALFAQGLNIQPYGINTSGHVTPGFIECYSQKNMQRIIKEMDIVVNVLPLTDETYQMYNESMFLAMKPGTVFVNVGRGPSVNTTDLIEALKNGQLSFAALDVFEEEPLPSDSPLWTMENVLVTPHISGLTPQFKTKLLAIFKQNLIQFLSDGTLAKNEIALSQGY from the coding sequence ATGGGACAACCAATTATTTATCTTTTTGAAAAAATGAAGGAAGAACAAGTGGAGGATATTCGAAAGACAGCTGTTGATCATATCGTTGTTGATGCTCACAGAGAAACACCCCAAATAATCAAGGATGATATTGAAATCATGTTAGGCTGGGATAAAGAGTTAGGCCAATATCTTCTGGACTCTGAAACTAGTCGTTTAAAATGGGTACAATCGATTTCAGCAGGTGTTGATTCCTATGATTTAGACCGCTTTGCGGAAAAAGGTATTCTTTTGTCAAACGCAAGCGGTATTCACAGTGTTTCGATTTCAGAACACGTTTTAGGTGTTTTATTCGCGGCTTTCCGTGGGATTCGTACAAGCATCATCAATCAAACAAATGGGATATGGAGCCGAGAAAATATTTCCTATAAGCAATTATCTATGCAAAAGATGTTGATCGTCGGCACTGGAAATATCGGTCAACAGCTGGCCTTATTTGCTCAAGGCCTAAATATCCAGCCATACGGTATCAACACATCAGGACATGTCACTCCTGGTTTTATTGAATGCTACTCACAAAAAAACATGCAGCGGATCATCAAAGAAATGGATATCGTTGTAAATGTTTTACCGTTAACCGATGAAACCTACCAAATGTACAATGAATCAATGTTTCTTGCGATGAAACCAGGAACAGTGTTTGTCAATGTGGGCCGTGGACCATCTGTCAACACAACTGACCTGATCGAAGCACTAAAAAACGGTCAGCTGAGTTTTGCTGCTTTAGATGTTTTTGAAGAAGAACCTTTGCCGTCAGACAGCCCTTTATGGACTATGGAAAACGTGCTAGTAACACCTCATATTTCTGGACTCACCCCTCAATTTAAAACAAAGCTGTTAGCTATCTTCAAACAAAATCTGATCCAATTCTTATCAGATGGCACACTAGCTAAAAATGAAATTGCTCTGAGCCAAGGCTACTGA
- the ispG gene encoding flavodoxin-dependent (E)-4-hydroxy-3-methylbut-2-enyl-diphosphate synthase, whose protein sequence is MGELTHRKNTRPVKIGDLTIGGSDELFIQSMCTTKTHDIEATVAQIKQLEEAGCQIVRVAVPDEAAANALGAIKSQISIPLVADIHFDYRLALKAIEQGVDKIRINPGNIGRKDRVEKVVTACKAKGIPIRIGVNAGSLEKKFLQQYGYPTAEAMVASAVEHIKILEDLDFYDIIVSLKASDVNLAIEAYTLAAQTFDYPLHLGITEAGTKFSGGMKSAAGLGALLSRGIGNTCRVSLSADPVEEIKVAKEVLKAFGLASNAATLISCPTCGRIEIDLIPIANEIEEYIEKIKAPIKVAVLGCAVNGPGEAREADIGIAGGNGKGMLFKKGKIIRTVPEEIMVEELKKEVDLLAAAYARGEEI, encoded by the coding sequence ATGGGAGAATTGACCCATCGTAAAAATACACGTCCGGTTAAAATCGGCGACTTAACGATCGGCGGAAGTGATGAATTATTTATCCAAAGTATGTGTACAACAAAAACACATGACATTGAAGCAACAGTTGCGCAAATCAAACAATTGGAAGAAGCAGGTTGCCAGATCGTGCGTGTGGCTGTTCCTGATGAAGCAGCAGCGAATGCTTTAGGTGCCATCAAGAGTCAAATCTCGATTCCGTTAGTCGCAGATATTCATTTTGATTATCGTTTAGCACTGAAAGCAATCGAGCAAGGCGTAGATAAAATTCGGATCAATCCAGGAAACATCGGTAGAAAAGACCGCGTAGAAAAAGTAGTTACTGCTTGCAAAGCCAAAGGAATCCCTATTAGAATCGGTGTGAATGCTGGTTCTTTAGAAAAGAAATTCTTACAGCAGTACGGCTATCCAACTGCCGAAGCAATGGTTGCTAGTGCTGTAGAACATATCAAAATTCTTGAAGATCTAGACTTTTATGACATTATCGTTTCATTAAAAGCTAGTGACGTGAATTTGGCGATCGAAGCATATACTTTGGCTGCTCAAACATTTGATTATCCTTTACATTTGGGAATCACTGAAGCTGGAACGAAATTTTCCGGCGGAATGAAATCCGCTGCTGGACTTGGGGCTTTGCTTTCCCGCGGCATTGGAAATACTTGCCGAGTTTCACTATCTGCAGATCCTGTCGAAGAAATCAAAGTAGCTAAAGAAGTTCTAAAAGCATTTGGTTTAGCAAGTAATGCTGCGACATTGATTTCTTGTCCTACTTGTGGACGTATTGAAATCGACTTGATTCCGATTGCTAATGAAATCGAAGAATATATCGAAAAGATCAAAGCACCGATCAAAGTAGCTGTTTTAGGTTGTGCCGTGAATGGTCCTGGTGAAGCTAGAGAAGCAGATATCGGTATCGCTGGTGGAAACGGTAAAGGAATGTTGTTTAAAAAAGGGAAAATCATCCGTACAGTTCCAGAAGAGATCATGGTTGAAGAGTTGAAAAAAGAAGTAGATCTTCTAGCAGCCGCTTATGCCCGCGGTGAAGAAATCTAA
- a CDS encoding DUF1189 domain-containing protein, with the protein MNTFTLFKHAFFQFSELHKAKNMPFWKVILYILFLSVILAFPLTKQIFSMVQDIKNDGQKIAEKLPDFTIADGRLKTDPSTKGFIYQTNSIIFTFDPEGKRSLSDITSDSVGNAVSVGFLDDEFVVSLPSSGTADALFGTSQFEVPYSQGTLDGLNSQDLQQALDESNVPFWLKLIVFVVTLYPAFINLIINLLLITIGANLYSKVRLYKLRFLDCLKIVVYCSTLPVIVSSLLQLLVRPFDDSFLIILVSLMLFFFATRKEARQEPPTI; encoded by the coding sequence ATGAATACATTCACATTATTTAAACACGCTTTTTTTCAATTTTCCGAACTTCATAAAGCAAAGAACATGCCCTTTTGGAAAGTCATTTTGTACATCCTTTTTTTAAGTGTGATTCTTGCTTTTCCATTAACAAAACAAATATTTTCTATGGTTCAGGATATCAAAAATGATGGTCAAAAAATCGCTGAAAAATTACCTGATTTTACAATTGCCGATGGTCGATTAAAAACAGATCCTTCTACCAAAGGTTTTATCTATCAAACAAATTCGATCATCTTCACCTTCGATCCGGAAGGAAAACGTTCGCTCAGTGATATTACCTCTGATTCTGTGGGAAATGCAGTCAGTGTCGGTTTTTTAGATGACGAGTTTGTTGTTTCCTTACCAAGTTCTGGGACGGCAGATGCCCTATTTGGCACAAGTCAGTTTGAAGTGCCTTATTCACAAGGTACTCTAGATGGCTTGAACAGCCAAGATTTGCAACAAGCACTAGATGAATCGAATGTACCATTTTGGCTCAAACTCATTGTTTTTGTAGTTACATTGTATCCAGCATTTATTAATTTGATTATCAATCTATTGCTGATCACGATCGGTGCCAATCTTTATAGTAAAGTTCGTTTATACAAACTACGCTTTCTTGATTGCTTAAAGATAGTTGTCTACTGCTCAACCTTACCAGTGATCGTCAGCAGCTTACTCCAACTATTGGTCAGACCTTTTGATGATAGCTTTTTGATCATTCTCGTTTCGCTGATGCTCTTTTTCTTTGCTACCCGAAAAGAAGCGCGGCAAGAACCACCGACGATCTAA
- a CDS encoding superoxide dismutase produces MTYTLPELPYAYDALAPYIDEETMHLHHDKHHNTYVTNLNAAIEKHPELGSKSVEELISDMDAIPEDIRTAVRNNGGGHANHAFFWNIMAPNAGGAPTGDIKDAIDAAFGSFDKLKEEFKAAATGRFGSGWAWLVLNNGKLEVTSTANQDSPLMEGKTPVLGLDVWEHAYYLNYKNVRPEYIDAFWNIVNWDEVNKHFAAAK; encoded by the coding sequence ATGACTTACACTTTACCAGAATTACCTTATGCTTATGATGCGTTGGCACCTTACATCGACGAAGAAACAATGCATTTACACCATGACAAACACCATAACACTTATGTGACGAACTTAAATGCTGCAATTGAGAAACACCCTGAACTTGGTTCAAAATCTGTAGAAGAATTGATTTCTGACATGGATGCGATCCCAGAAGATATCCGTACTGCTGTACGTAACAATGGTGGCGGACATGCGAACCATGCGTTTTTCTGGAACATCATGGCACCTAATGCAGGCGGCGCACCAACTGGAGATATCAAAGATGCGATCGATGCAGCTTTCGGTAGCTTTGACAAACTAAAAGAAGAATTTAAAGCTGCTGCAACAGGACGTTTCGGTTCTGGTTGGGCATGGTTAGTTTTAAATAATGGCAAATTAGAAGTAACATCAACTGCTAACCAAGATTCTCCTTTAATGGAAGGCAAAACACCAGTTTTAGGTTTAGACGTTTGGGAACATGCGTATTACTTAAACTATAAAAATGTTCGTCCGGAATACATTGACGCATTTTGGAACATTGTGAACTGGGATGAAGTAAACAAACATTTTGCTGCAGCAAAATAA